TGAATCGGGGAGAAACCTGTTTCAGGGTTTGTGGTCTTGTTCTGGTGCCGGTGGTTTGGGGGTGAGTTGGACTGTTAAGGTGCCCTTGTCTTTGGCTGGATCGTAAAAGATGCGGTGCGGAATATATTTCCTCTCTTCGAGAACCAGATACATCCGCTGCTTCTGCCAATGGGGGATCCAGGCGAAGACGGTGGTGCCTTGGGCATCGGTCGTCTGTGTGATCTGCTGGGTTGCGTAGAACATCTGGGGCAGAGGCATGGGCCTGGACTGGTCGGATTTGTGTGCAATCCAGGGGGCGATTTTAATACCGGGCAGTGACTTTCCCTCGGCTGATACGAGCTTGACTTTGAGGGGCTGTGCACCGGCGAGCGTCAGTCGCACTGGATTGTCGGGGAACTTCGGAATCTTGGGATCCGGTCTGAATTCCGGGGGAGAATTCGCTTCCCGCTGAGTGGTATAGACAAAATAGTCGGCCCCGTAGCCATCGCGGAGGGCGGCGACATATTTCAGATCGACATCCGGGGGGATCTGAAACGTAATCTTTCCTGCACTGTCGGTCTTGCCCGTTCCCCAGTTCTTCACGAGGTCCATGATGCCAGTAAGGGCTGCGGGAACCGGTTTGCCTTTCGCATCGACGACTTCCAGCTCGATGCGCTTCGGTGGTGTCAACTGTAGACTGAGGTCACTCAATTCAAGCAGTTTCGGTTTCCTTAATGAAGGGCCGGGCAGAGAGAGTTGTGCCATCCTGTTTTGCGAATCTCTGGCCTGCAGGGTCTGTCCCTGAATGTGCCAGAGGTCGTCGGTTAACTTGAAACGTCCCTGGGCATCGGTGGTGGTTTCGAGGTTGGGCAGGTCTAACTCGAACCAGTCACGCGACTCGATGAAGACCCTGGCCCCGGCGACGGGTTGATTCTGTTGATCGACGACGGTGCCCTGGACCGTCTGCTGGAGGGGAGTTCGCGGGTTGTCGGCGCGACTCTGTAAGGGCGCCAGCAATGTGAGTGACAGGAGGAGTAAGTGCATTGCGAAAGGCGATCTGCCGACGCGGTTCGAGGCACGCAGAAAAACGGTAATGAGCTGAGACATGACGTGTGTCGTTTTCAAAAGAGGGAACGATGTTTCATTTCGCCATTTCGGGTGTGCCTGAGCCCGGAGCGATGAGGTGCCGGTATGAGTAGTGTTTATTGGGCAGCGGTTTAATGAGATGCTGCGGGTTGTTCATCTCCGGTCTGTGTGATGA
This is a stretch of genomic DNA from Gimesia chilikensis. It encodes these proteins:
- a CDS encoding carboxypeptidase-like regulatory domain-containing protein; this translates as MSQLITVFLRASNRVGRSPFAMHLLLLSLTLLAPLQSRADNPRTPLQQTVQGTVVDQQNQPVAGARVFIESRDWFELDLPNLETTTDAQGRFKLTDDLWHIQGQTLQARDSQNRMAQLSLPGPSLRKPKLLELSDLSLQLTPPKRIELEVVDAKGKPVPAALTGIMDLVKNWGTGKTDSAGKITFQIPPDVDLKYVAALRDGYGADYFVYTTQREANSPPEFRPDPKIPKFPDNPVRLTLAGAQPLKVKLVSAEGKSLPGIKIAPWIAHKSDQSRPMPLPQMFYATQQITQTTDAQGTTVFAWIPHWQKQRMYLVLEERKYIPHRIFYDPAKDKGTLTVQLTPKPPAPEQDHKP